The following is a genomic window from Moorella sp. Hama-1.
TAAAAGGAATGAAACTTGATGACATCCGCGATGAGGAGGATCGGTATTGATTACCATTGATTCCTGCGGGTGGCTGGAGTATTATACGGCAGGACCTCTGGCCGAAGAATATGGCAAGTATTTAAAAGATTTAACGCAAATAGTTACGCCGCTTGTAATCCTTTATGAAGTACCCAGTATCTCCTTCTCGCTGCCGAATGGCTGATGCCATGATTTACACTATGACCCGCCTGTATGGCACCACGATTGTGACGAGCGATAAGCATTTTAAGGACTTGGAGAAAGTAATTTACCTGGAAAAGACGCAGCCTTAAGGAGAATGGGACGGCATAAGGCCGGTACG
Proteins encoded in this region:
- a CDS encoding type II toxin-antitoxin system VapC family toxin; the encoded protein is MITIDSCGWLEYYTAGPLAEEYGKYLKDLTQIVTPLVILYEVPSISFSLPNG